A genomic region of Oncorhynchus mykiss isolate Arlee chromosome 2, USDA_OmykA_1.1, whole genome shotgun sequence contains the following coding sequences:
- the LOC110488474 gene encoding beta-1,4-galactosyltransferase 3, whose product MATWLQSKWRYLFMFLGVQLVVMALLSREGYHKRVSYFIRIFRKLETTATGTFGAGSLHASNHTGGDVYANLSLLAKAHHGRGEEMPYCPKTSPLIGGPIHVIFPSGLTLAQVVRKNPLVVRGGRYRPPDCEARHRTAIIIPHRNREHHLKFLLYYLHPFLQRQQLNYGIYVIHQAGNYTFNRAKLMNVGFREAMREEDWDCLFFHDVDLIPEDDRNTYMCDANPKHTAIAMDKFGYKLPYKMYFGGVSALSPLHYLKMNGFPNNYWGWGGEDDDIGVRVSLGGMFISRPSVKVGRYKMIKHKLDKGNDVNPRRFNMLAKTRQTWKLDGMNTVEYEVLSRDYFPLYTNITVHIGTEAGLHATAPSPKSLAKAPAKPPVEAPAKPPTKLQQKH is encoded by the exons ATGGCGACGTGGCTACAGTCAAAATGGCGCTACCTGTTCATGTTTCTGGGTGTCCAGCTGGTTGTCATGGCGCTGCTGTCCCGTGAGGGCTACCACAAGCGAGTGTCATACTTCATCAGGATTTTCCGCAAGCTGGAGACCACTGCGACGGGGACGTTCGGTGCCGGCTCTCTCCACGCAAGCAATCACACGGGCGGTGATGTCTACGCCAACTTGTCCCTCCTGGCCAAGGCCCACCACGGCCGGGGCGAGGAAATGCCCTACTGCCCCAAGACGTCTCCCCTGATAG GTGGACCAATCCACGTCATCTTCCCCTCCGGGTTGACACTGGCCCAAGTGGTGCGGAAGAATCCTTTGGTGGTCCGCGGGGGGCGCTACAGGCCGCCTGACTGTGAGGCGCGGCACCGCACCGCCATAATAATTCCCCACAGAAACAGGGAGCACCACCTGAAGTTCCTCCTCTACTACCTTCACCCATTCCTACAGCGACAGCAGCTCAACTACGGCATCTATGTCATCCACCAG GCTGGTAACTACACATTTAACCGGGCCAAGCTGATGAACGTTGGGTTCCGAGAGGCCATGCGGGAGGAGGACTGGGACTGCCTGTTCTTCCATGATGTGGACCTCATCCCTGAGGACGACCGCAACACCTACATGTGCGATGCCAACCCCAAGCACACCGCCATTGCCATGGACAAGTTTGGATACAA GCTGCCATACAAGATGTATTTCGGAGGGGTGTCAGCGTTGTCTCCACTGCACTACCTGAAGATGAACGGCTTCCCCAACAACTACTGGGGCTGGGGAGGAGAGGACGATGACATTGGAGTCAG AGTATCCCTAGGAGGGATGTTCATCTCTCGTCCATCGGTGAAGGTGGGCAGATACAAGATGATCAAACACAAGCTGGACAAGGGAAACGACGTGAACCCCAGGAG gTTCAACATGCTGGCCAAGACGCGTCAGACGTGGAAGCTGGACGGCATGAACACGGTGGAGTATGAGGTGCTGTCACGTGACTACTTCCCCCTCTACACCAACATCACTGTGCACATCGGCACAGAGGCAGGCCTGCATGCCACGGCTCCGTCCCCCAAGAGCCTTGCCAAAGCCCCAGCAAAGCCGCCAGTCGAAGCTCCCGCCAAACCTCCAACCAAGCTCCAACAGAAACACTGA